Below is a genomic region from Miscanthus floridulus cultivar M001 chromosome 1, ASM1932011v1, whole genome shotgun sequence.
ttaaatattcatgcttgtgtggtatatgctagttgtaggattgaatgataaaatgaaatactagcatacataggttaagtaactagactcatgctcacattataaaaactagacctttgcttctaatgttgatctcatagggttttctagtttttatgtatgtctagttactcctggtgctaaggatggtatattgatacactccgattggtatcatgcttcaaatgtccatctcttataccttagcatcatttggtagacattgtctcctatatttcctatctaagcatatgtgcaagctataatccaaactcttagcacatatgtagggggagcaattgctaccatttggggttcatgaaacttgtccatatccttttacacatggtaaatatgcttgggcaagcaacatggattcaaataaatttcaattcatatctttgtgaaagggttgtcatcaattactaaaaagggagagattgaaagctctagtttggttttggtgaattgatgaaatcctaagtgctaacctagtttatcaaagtgattatgagataggtagtactactctaagtggtgaagcaaatgaagatcatgacatgatgatggtgatgccatggtgatgatcaaatgcttagacttggaaaagaagaaagagaaaaacaaaaagctcaaggaaaatgtgaaattgataggagcttttcggtttagtgatcgagacacttagcgagtgtgatcacatttaggatcgatagccgtactattaagaggggtgaaactcgtatcaaaatacggttattaaagtgccactagatgctctaactcattgcatatgcatttaggatctagtggagtgctaacacccttgaaaacatttgtgaaaatatgctaacacgtgtacaaggtgatacacttggtggttggcatatttgagcaagggtaaagaagatagagttgaaaaggagttgaatgcgtaGGTCACGGGGTGATCAGAAGTGTCCGACGtgaggaccggacgcgttcgatatccatactggacgtgtccgatattctaGCCAAGCGTGGCAGAGTTGACGAGGTGACCAGACTGTGGGTCatagcagtgaccgaacgctgagcaatcactgtttagcgtccggtcgaggtgaCGTATGGCGTAGGTGTTGGTCCAGAGAGGACCGAACGTAGGGGCTCGTTCGGTCGGCCACACCGGACCCGTCCGGTCGCAGTCgagtggctctgggagctctctagactcgaccggacgcagcgaccagtcgccacaccggacgcgtccggtgtgaaccagcaagACTCAGGTTTTTAGCCTATAATTGATCGAACGCtgggagcgtccggtccggtcggcctagagcgactctgggagctctctggactcgatcggacgctgtgtctcccgcgtccggtcgttttctaaCATGCGTCCGATCACTAATTTACTGTGCGTAGAGATAGCCGTTGGGcgcgaatggctaaacaattGGAAAGGGACACATGGGGGTCTGGCTGCGACTGGACgcagcgaccgaacacgtccggttgccacatcggacgtgtctggtgcacacgaccggtgcgtccggtcatcccacagttagcccaataattgagccaacgactctattatttgggggtgtctataaatatcgtttggccagctctagctcactctcttagtcATTTACATTCACATAgctaccttgtgagcttagccaaagccctctcactcatctccatcattgattcatcatctttgtgagattgggagtgaatccaagtgcattgcttgagtgtttgtatctagaggcacttggtgtttgtgtttcgctgcgagattctcttgttactcttggtggttgccgccacttagacgacttggagcagcgaggatcatcgagcggaggtaggtgattgtctccggctcagatcgtggtgattgtgaggggttattgacctttccccaacggagagccaaaaggtactctagtaaattgctcgtggcttgtgtgatccttatcttatgttggttgtacggcaccttattgagggtttggtgtgtgatgccaattagcacgtgaacctccaagtgagtgaatttccacaacgaggattagcttacctgcaagcaagtgaacctcggtaaaaaatcattgtgtcatcatttgattctgaggtgattgatcttcattggtattcattcttgtgattgattggttcattcctcgacttggcggtataacgatcttgctctctctttacattaccgcaaactagttgtcaagctctttagtgtagctagtcgtgagagcttgttaatttggttagtgtggctctttagttagtctttaagagcacacatacttagtgtagtgacatagccattgtgtggatagagattatataaactagaattgtggtaggtggcttgtatttttagtaggctagcgcaacactggcttcgcctcatatttgtctaaccggtttgttaagtgttgttgtagaaatttttaataggctattcatccccctttagccattaggacctttcagtcggGCTCTCGGGCGCCATCGATTCGCACGGGGCGGCGCTGCTACACggaagagaagaaaaaaagaggaAGGTTTGGGTGGCTGACAAACGGGCCCCACTGTAGGGTAACATGGTCATTTCATCTGTCTGTTTGACATCATTAGAGGTAAAAGTGTACGGAATGGCATGGAAGACAACAAAGTTTAGCGTCATGGCATCATGGTGCGTTTGAACTTTTTAGTGGCATGTAGGCCAAGACCATCTTTTATAATAACACACAGGTAAAAGGCTCGAGGGAAgaggaggaatcgaagaaagggCAGGTGGAGACGAGGACTTGGTGGGCTTAATGGAGGCCCATCCAAGCACGGGGTTGCAGTGCGTTGGCAGGCCGCTGACCTCCTTGTTGTGAGCCCAATTATAacacgttttgacttttctagatatattattacTGTTTTTAcatgacttttctagatatattatttttactgTATATCTAGACATATTGTATATCTATAAACGTATATTAAATTCGTGTATTAAAAAAGCAAAAACTTCttgtaatttgaaatggagggagtatcatTCATTCATGTGCCTGTCTTTTGCGTAACGAAAAGAGAACCAAGACAATGATTTGCAATGCATTTCCAAAAGAGTTTGATGCCAAATCACGTTATGGAATTTTACTACAGAAGTAAAATGAAAATGAACGCTGGTATATCCAGTGCTACATTCTGTCAGTTAGATCAAAATTTTCAGAGCGGCATAGTATATCCAGAGCTACATTCTCTCAATTAGAAGAAAACTTTCAGCGCAGCATTCTATCTACTCATGTCAGTGGCCACTCAGAACAGGGCACCAGGATAACTGGACTTAGAGATAAGCGTACGCAGCCCCATTGATCTGGCGCATCATCAGCTCATTGCCTTCGCAGCTCCCAAGCTTTTTCCTCCTGTGCAAGAAAAGAATGGAACAGCGATACAATATGCACACCAATAACAACAAATTAGTTGCAAATGGAACATTTAATTGCAGTACATGTTGATACCAAAACTTACCTTCATTTGTCTAGCAACAGAAGGAAGCCATTTCTCTCCCCTAATCTTCTTCAGTTCCTGCACCCTTTCTTCCTCCCTCTTGGCTTTTGCCTTTGCTGCAGCTTCTCTCGCTTCCAATCTAGCCAATGATCTCTCAGATGCTTCCTTTGCAGAAACAACTATGTCACTGCCATCGACAACAACAGACCGGAGCATATGCCTGAACTGAAACAAAGATCGGAATAAGACCAGGAGAAATAATGACTGAAAACTTCAAGCATAGGGCAAATTAAAGCAATAATTGATGCCCAACCTTCTTTGATTTCTCATCGACCTCTTCCCCAGGCACAATTCTTGGTCTCTTGAGTTGTACATGCAGTTTATCTGGAAATATGCGCTACACTTGAGTTTGTTGTGACTTTTGACACAGACCATAATCATAGAATTTAACAAGACTGTTTCTCACATACTCATAGAATCCATGCTAATACCAGGTGGCGCTTTTTTAAATAACTTTATTCCTCCTCCTGTTTCCGTGGGGTCTACTAAGTTCAAGCATGGAGTTTTGACTATTTCAAGGTTTTTCTCTAACATATCATCCAACATGTTTCTTACCTGCAATGAACAATTTGAAGGTTGTAAGATAAAAAATGTAAAATTAAAAAGGTATGATTTCTTGACCAGAAAAGCAAAGTATGTAGACAAAAGCATAGGTGAGGTGGATTAAGCACGAGGCAAGAGGAAACTAGGAGCGAGGACCTGATAAGCTCATTGAATGGAAATGGGCATGCCATAGGTGACAGTTCCACATCAAACATTGTGCAACTGTTGCCTAGTTGGACTTGAACATTGGTCTGCCAGGTTGGATCATGACTTAACTAACGTAGGGAGAAGATTCATTGAAGCAAAGAatgcatatatatgtatatcacaTAGTTGATGGAATTCACTGGTTTCACCACCAAGGGCAAGCATGAGGCACGAACATAGCGGAAAACAGTTCCAAATTCTAATAACCACTCCATTCATGATGAGGAAAACAGACAGAGTACCATTGTTCTTCCCTATAAGGAAATAACCCTTGCATTTCACCTTTACACTTTCCAGCCTCAGGATTCCTCTATCTTGAATTGGTTTATTTTGATCACTCTAAAGAACGAAGAAATTTGTTCTCTCTGCTATGTATGTCTTTGAGACACACAACAAGCCCAAAGCTACATCTTGGAAGGGCAATACAGCACTCCACTGACATGAGCTCAGTCAATATAAGAAACAACCATACCATTTAAGTTAATGACTGATGTGACCTGCAAACATGTTGGGATCTGATTCAAACTGATGTGGATAATGTCAAACTTCAGGATTCAGAAGATGTCATTTTGTGGAAATTTGAAAAGAACATGAAATTTTCTGTGAAATCACTCTATAATGCTGTGACCAGTAGTGATGCTGGTCCATCTCACAAGATAATTTGGAAGGGGAAAGTCCCCCCAAAGATTAAGATTTTTATCTGGCTCATGATTAACAATGCTGTATTGACAAAAGATAATCTCATCAAAAGAAGGTGGTCAGGCAATCCAAGCTGTCATTTCTGTGACCAAAATGAAACTGTTGATCATCTTTTTTTCACTTGCCCCATTGCAAAGGTGATCTGGGCAGTCATTGCCAAGGTAATCGGGGCAAATAACATCCCTACATCACTTTCTCAGTGTTGGAGTTGGTGTGACCATTGGCTTCCTGCTGAGAAAAAGTTTCATCTCTCGGGCGTTTCTGCAATTTGTTGGGCGATTTGGAAGGCTCGAAACAAAGCTTGTTTCGAAGGGGAAATCATTAAAAATCCCATTGAGATTTTATGTCATGCTGGGGCACTAATGCGGTTCTGGACAGGTCTATATGCTGAAGTTGATAGAGAGATGCTTGTCAATGGACTCAATACAATGCTTCAGGTGGCAGCAAGACTTCTTCTTCCTAAGGAACCAATTGATGCTGGCCCGAAGCGCTTGAAGCTCGGTGATGATGAAGAGGAGAACCCATGACGATGGAAGGAAGTGAACTTCATGGCTACTGGTTCTTTTGTTCGTTGTTTGGCATCTGTGTTGAGGGCGACCAGTTCTGGATCTGCTGTTAAACTGGATTGTTGCGCATCTTGTATCTTCTGTTAAAACGATCTATCTGTTTTCTGTTAAGTTCCTCTAGCTAGCTGTCTATAGTGGTTCAGGTTCAGGACTGATTTCCTTTCCTCTATCTTCTTAAACAATCTCATGTATTTCCGTTTATCTTTAAATGGGAATGAAGAATGCTCTTCGCGTGGAAAAAAAATTAAGCTCATGACTTGTGCTCTTGCCCCGAGTAGCATTTATCACTACAGCCGATCTTAAATACGGAGAcaaagtgtcgggttcataaaaccagggtccctcgaggaccggcttccacgcccaggctcggcccaggaaaacaaacatatatttcatgggacggcccaaaaaactaaaacacagcaGGCCGAAAGGGCAGCCCGGtcgtcgaccggaaggtctacccgtaagaacaggcgcccgctcgtcagcttcttcggcccacctctccgaccggagcactcgcttcagtctCTCCAAAcggaaggcttggcccaaaacgctgcttcctactccgaccccgcgaccggggctcgcgggaagcctgctcaccgctcttctccgaccggcgcactaagggccgactggagccatccgaccgggagcTCCCCGtttggaaggaaccagaagacgtgcggagaaaggcaaggcatggctcacaggtcaaaaccactgtaccagggaccataccctgcgcgaaacagtgctctgcagccaccctgacacaaagtattgtaggggccgctagaaactcccatacggtaagccccccacgtgtctctggacatcgatcgcagtatgggctccaggatctgccataccgagtgaacatagcgcggctcttcacatgccaccaggcatcaagaagtatttgtaggtaccggcgtccatccttcctgaagaagatatctcgaccccccgcgcacatctgacatcctacagcgacaacgatagtattgggaggcttcaaccattatccagttttcatcaccataggcagcaaggcttagaaatatctgcactttctccctctcacctgtaaagagccatccccttcatctataaaaggggatgcgctccctccaactaAAAAAGAGATCGatttcttcaagctcagactcactagatcgacaccaaCCCCTTACAACAGCAGCACCTCCGAGTTCCAACcacaacccttccggtcggagccttccgaacctcttgtatgccccccctttctccttctcgtttgtaaccccactacagacttcgagcgcctgggctcaggaataaagtcgccgaccgaccccgactggacgtagggcacgttgcctgaaccagtataaatcctgtgtcattgagtgctaggccacctccgatcacaacgtacagcaaaactacaaatatttactagttggtcactttctgcactgacagttggcgccgtccgtgggggagacgttgtacgttcaacactcttttggtcatcggatggctcaTTTTTCCGtcacccccgccgtggcgggctcggacgatacgattcgtttcggctcgctggagttccccgcactctcgcccgccgggatgcgggttTCATCCGTCTTCGAGCCAGCCCAGGCCTTCCGCTTcgggagcctggacttcgtcgccaaccggctcggcgtactccacctccgcgaggaggctcgcgacccggcacccgtcggagggacgtcctccattgactccgggacgcgcgacttcaacggcgtggcatctgcgcttctttccgagcaaactctctgctcaaaccccgctccgccatacggccggttcccctatggcctcgcgtcttccgcggacgcatacgcccggggactccaaaaggtgctggcgccgcaccctctcacgtctgagttcgtggggatggcgagctatgctcccacctgcttcctcgacatcatggatgacgacgtcgggagcgacggttccagcatcggcgacgtggcgcctagccaccgtcggtcCCGGGAATACGCTGTGGTGGACGCCCTAGAACGGCCgctaggggtaacggagtccttccGGACCCACGCCCCGCCGGCCCCTCacgcggagacccccgagctcacacgtgagcacagggaggatctacgacgacagtggccgcatcagccaccaactgcaccaacgcgctcggcgcaccacactgcacCCCATGCGCATAGACCTGCGAGCGGCGCCCGGGGTTGCGCCCGTCAACCCCAGCGCAACGCTCCGGTCCGGGGGACCaaccccccacagttcgctcgggccaatcagaacgttgccgccgcggcaatgctcctgcgtgacttgcccgagccaaacgaccctcgCGGACGGGctatccaccagaacctccgggcactgttggagaccgccgccgttcaacaggcggagtaCTCCGTATCGCGACGCCGACTCGCGACCTCACTCCCCGTCCGGGGAatagggacgcagcagatggggcactacaccctgtcatcatctcaaccaccgattgcggcacaagaagccgcaaccgctcctcatcttgacttgacgaccgccccgtgccgaccgcctatctacgcgcggctcgggccgaaccaagacgcgcgcagcgtcgaccggagtcccagccctgacagtctggaaccacggacctttgtccaacacccccagcaagcgccTTTTCTGCCGCGCTTCAACGGGGGccgcgacaaaggtaaggccaggcgccaagatcaagacgagggcccctccacgcagaggggaaaaAGGAACAGAAACGATCGCCGCCAACCGGCTAACTTCGCGTCGGTCGCCGCGGCCTATCACAcgggcacgcagccccagcaagaccctctaggccacttccacgatctcatggagagcccgtgcaccaaccacaactatcccgtcaactatctctacaaggactgccagcttctcaggcgcctgctgaggtaggccggcaggccaaggaaagaaaaaggcgaggaggcaGCGACCGAAGAAGGGGCGCAGCGGACAAGGATCCAGATGACTGGAGCATGAAGGGATCCGACCGGaagcctaccaactgaaggacaacgacgacgacgctctctccgacgaccttggaacaactatgtcttttcttctcttcctaagtttcagtcttatctTTACTTAGcaaacgctcctataagagcaccccgacccgaacacttttcggctcggggcgctcgggggctccactagggggctctactacccctttgtttttgtttttaccttaaatactcttttggttttgtatgaagaaacttcttcctacctgaacaaaagggtagttcgttcctttgttttaccttacgtaactttgctttagaatatTCCGACTGATTGCACCCCGCCGTTTCCTACGGCTCcgaccggccgagcctcgcgAGCCACGCCCCGGGCTCGCAAAGTTGCGACCTACGGAACAAACAGGTAGGTACGTGATAGTAAGaagtttaaaacaaaattatgctaagggagaactaaggaacgaaagggaacaagctttcccgaacggagcaactccatcacaaaaacaaaaactgattgcagtcattaaaacacacacacgaacgttttacacaggggttccccccccccacgaacttaaacttcttacatttactaactacttgtaTTTAAAAAAGGTATTAAACCGacccggcggcatctgctgacggcgtgaccgacgaaggcgcaggctgctcGCTCTCCGACAGCACGATGTTTGGCTCGATCAGGGCCGATGCGACGTTACCCCCTGAACCAGGCTCCGGGCTATCTGCAGGCTCGGAGGCAtcctctccacgcatgcttcgggccatgtcctgacggcgaacatccatcacccactcggcggagaccTGCTCTGACACCAACCGCGCGTGCGGCAGCAGGCTCTCCCcgattgactggatgtcctccatgctcaggccttcagcatacccgccgcagatagtggcgaagtccaggttcgggtggtacgtcgccaccgaggtcagcacccccgacgctccataaAACAGCCCGCTCCTGACGAGGTCCTTGACCGcgtccgggacctccgccagctgaaccgcgggcgcgctggtacttggcgccgacccgaagacTTCCGAGACGACGAGCCGGGCAGCGTTGCGAATCTGACCAAGCTCCCCCTCGAGGGCGCgtcgctcttcacgggacttggccagctcctcgacaTTCCGGCTGAAGTTCGCCTTGGTCgtctccaggtctcgctccagcgccttcaccttttctCCCAGCTCTgcgagaagggcgacaagctcagaaacaggctgggGGGAAAAGGAATCAACACcacgagaaaacaaaaaggtacgcACCGACGCGAGAGGCCTCatgggtggagagatcctccgcCTGCCTAGCCACCTGCTCGCGCAGccgggcactcgcgtcctccatccccatcacctggtcccgGAGCGTGAGCACCTCCCGATCcgcctccgaccgggccctctGCTCTACCTCCAGGGCCTTCTGTGCCGACTCCAAGGCGTCTCGCTTCGGCTCAAGGGCTGCCAAGGCCTCTTGGAGCGCCGCCTCGGTGCTCGTCAGGGACGTGCGCAGCCCCGCCTCAGTCTCCGCCCGGTGGACCTTTGCCGTCTCAAGCCCTtgctcggcagcagtcgcccGCTCTGCCGCACGCTGCTCCTCCGCCCGCGCCGCAGCCGCCTCGGCCGCTCGGACCTGGGACTCGCGGCAAGCGAACTCCACCCggcgctcaagctcggccatccgggcGTGTTCCGCCCGGAGGAAGTgagacttgcgggacgacaccttccttatttcctgtgGAGAACATGCGTTATAAAAACAACCaacgaaagattcaaagggcaaggagaaatactagaaactcacctccgcggcaagctgcaggtcgacctcaaccagctgccgggcaaactgagcctgcttccGGGCGCTCTCCAGCTTCGCGGACAGCTCGGTGAGTTCGGACACCATGGCATGCCCATGTCCGCCAAAAATTTCCCAGAGCTGGTGCTCCCGGGAATCCcggaggacgaacctcgccttcGACGGGTCCTCGGGgaagggccactccaggtcacccgTCGATGAAccgccggagggcccagcctccaaccgGACCACCGACAGCTCCCACGGCGACACTGGCGGATCCGCCACGGTATCCGCCTCGTCGTCAGACGG
It encodes:
- the LOC136505055 gene encoding uncharacterized protein, with protein sequence MGGGGGGGNPAASGGASSSEDDGDAEWKAAIDSIASVGFSVPSSNGAAKADSGGSGEVNNGVELEEPHEGKPQGPGLKLYQIKVRNMLDDMLEKNLEIVKTPCLNLVDPTETGGGIKLFKKAPPGISMDSMNKLHVQLKRPRIVPGEEVDEKSKKFRHMLRSVVVDGSDIVVSAKEASERSLARLEAREAAAKAKAKREEERVQELKKIRGEKWLPSVARQMKEEKAWELRRQ